The Clavelina lepadiformis chromosome 1, kaClaLepa1.1, whole genome shotgun sequence genome segment AATAACTCTTCTACACTGAAATTCAATGAGAAAGTTTTTTTACAGACAAAaggaaaatttgcaaaataatttaaaggTTTCAGATTCGTACTAATGCCACTATTAAGGACATtatttataagtttataactAAATGTACCAATAAATGGGAACTGctatggttttattttattgctacggttttatattatttttatttgcaatttaattgtttttaaatttcctgTTTTCAATGCCAATGTTAATCCTGACTCCAAGGTAGAAGTGTTCAAGGAAAACTTCTGTACTCCTACATGGGATGGGATGCATGCCTGAATGGGATAGAACTGGGGTAATAGCTATAGAGAAAGTAAATACGTAATATCAGTAGTCCCCTAAAGCCGTACTTGACGCAGATGAGGGAGTACAAAAGTAAGGGTTGAAAAGAAAACCTAACAAAGCGTACCAGTATGCACCAAACGCGTTCTTGCATGTAGTCAACTGGCACAAAAAAGTACATACGTTCTTTCGAAACACAAATTTCAAGTAGACCTACTTTCTTAGACGCACGCAAGTAGTTAAAATCTTTATCTTTATGCAGTTATACTCACACTGTCTGGCAGgcaatagcagttttaactgagcGCATGCTAACTTTTCTCGTGACTTCACTAGTTGCAGCCCACTGTTTTTGAGTAGCATCCTGctattggtgacgtcacgtaGTTGTTCATGATAGTGATTTAAAGAGGCAAATCGTAATCAGAAGGCTGTTGCAAAACGGGCGTTATTGTTTTACTACAGCCTTCTCTTTTCAAATAGGACCCTGTCATTTTTTACTGCTCTGTATTTAACAAGCTGCTGTTTTGAAGTGAAactgatgacgtaataaacagTGTGAGTGTGATTACTTGAGTAGAAATCTGCTGTTGGTTGCTGTTGAAACCTGGACAGCTTACTGTTTGTTGATAATTGATATCAAAGGTGTTCAAGGCGTGAACATAAACTACGCTATCCATCCTCATAAAACcaatctttaaataaatttaaagaatAGAAAGGCTTCTAAAAGCCAATGTATTCTTCTCTTGGAAAATAATCCACATCAACCACTcactttgttaaaaaaaaaactaaactgcTCTTGATTACGTCATGAACAGCAGCCTGATGTTACGTCACCAACAGCAGGCTGCTATTCAACAATAACACACGCTTTTTTGTTACTACGCCTCCTGCTGGCAGGCACCAGGCAGCAGTCTAGGAATTTGCTTTGTTCATCAATGAGGTTCACAATGGATTTTATCAGTGTTTTCAACAttcttttacaatttttttcaattaatatTCTACAAAAAATATCTAACTGAAGTTTGTAtggaaaataatttatataaacttTGTATTTGAGCAAATCAGTTTTCTGATCAACTGTCTCCAAGTCGTTGAATCTGGCGTCTCCAACAAATCACTATAAATCGCTAGGGGCAGTAATGTCGACTAGTCGAAAGTTTcaatcaaataatttttctgTTCGACTGCAATAAGATTTGAAAGGTGCACGAAATCTTTCATACTTCCAAGTCAGCGCCTTTTGAAAGAATGGACGTAGAAATAATAATTCCAAGTCCGAAAACCTTCTTTTAAGTTAGATTTTTGCATTGTTAGATTTTTTGATATTGGTACGTCATGGCAAACTCAGTATCACATTTTGGGGTTCCCCTGTTTGGACACGTGCAAGTTTAGTTGATTTTGTTTATGTGATTCAATGGCAATTATTTAGTTTcgtaggtgggcagtaccgcggtactagaGTACCGTATAACTGTACCgctaaaatttttcagtaCCGTCTGTGTACCGAATTACGTTTTCCAAGAAATTTCgatcggtcccggtactcggtacttttcacgtgataatttcataattttagcaagtatgttttcaaaaatacatgttaattaatccttgatactaattttagcatctgttgatcttttttattctaaaaatgtcaagtaaaattgcaagtgattaacgtcacatatgttcaCAGATGAATATCGAAATATTACTTTTTTTGCTTTCGCTAAATTAACAACACATAACGGTCAAAAAAAGATGGCAGAGTATGGTGTATAGAAATTTTCGCTTGGTTGTGTGGAGAATATACGGCCgttttaagcaaaaataaGCCATTTTACTTCCCAAAAAGAGCAAGACTTTTTTAAGAAGCAAGCAAATGGCTAAAAACTTGCGCTCTctacattttcattttgcatTTTCCAAATTTAGCTTAAAGGGGTGATACTCTGTTCAAAGCTGTTTAAAAAGGTGCTAGGATAGGAAAAGATTGATcgcaagatttttttttaaattttgtttttactaaTTTCACTCacatgataaaaataaaccaaaaaattagCCTTGTTTTGAAGTTTGCGCAGGTCATTAATGGTCGGTGATATGTATTAGATTTAGAATAGTTATTACCTTGAACTTGCATCGCTAGTTTAATATATAAGCAAACTATGGACATGACAAACTATGGGTGGATGGTGGATACTGTAAGGTCAAACTGCATTCCTTGCATACTGCGCGGCGGCCataaatttcatatttttgtacTATGCAATTGACCAATTTCCTTATCAGTTTCAGAACAAAATTATGCGAATACGACTTAGTCTACTTCcgatatatttttatgtagataAACTTTTTTGCCATATTTCCTCAAGTTCCAGTTGAGTAGCATCAGAAAAAACCAAACCGAAGTACATAACAGCGACGGCACACAGGTTATGCGCGGCCAAGACACACATTAGTCTGCACGGCTAAGATTTTAGCCAGGTTGTGCACGGGTGCGGCTGAAATCCAAGCGCTTTGCGCAAGGAATATGTTCCCCAATATCGACAAAAAATGCAGTCCGGCTCTAAGACACTGTTATCTAGTGGTAATCTTGTAGTTTATAAAACATGTGATATTAAGCGTGGTCATTAAAGTTCTGCaaagtttaaacaaagttgaatttGTGAACTAATTTTTGTGCGCTTATTATTCATCCTATTTGCTGTATTAACCTTGGAAGgaagtttgttttgcaaaacttaaaaacacCTGGTATGCCATACATTATTTCTTTCCTTGAATGGTAAAAACATTCACATTTTGTGATAATTACAGAATTATATATTACAAGTTTGCCTGCATACTATAGCatgtataaaaattaaattgcttGCACAATTGATTACATAACTTTTCACTTTTATAGAAAGTTATTTTTACTTGCACATTTTGTTAAGCTTTGGGTTagtcaaaattttgtaaaatggaATCAACAAATCGTCTTACGCAGTGCACTCCCATAAGACGTGGGTTAGTTGTTCCTCCTGGCAATCTTGTTGCCCATCCCAAATGGAAGGGATCTGATCTAATGCAATCGGTTACTGGAAATAGTAACACACAAGTGGTTTTTGTTGGAGATATAGGGGTGTCCGATTTTCATCCATCTTGTTATAGCAGTGTAATTTACATTACTGAAAATGACATAATATCAAACACTGACTATAAACGACGAATTGCCAAACTGCGAAATGCTTTTGGATTTACTGAAAAGCATGTTTTGGTTGACAAGACAACTTTAACCGAAGATAAATACATTTCCATACAGGAAATTGTTGTCTTTGACTGTGACATGAACATTTTTCCAGTAGAAGGAACTCAACAAGCTGCTGAATATTTGACGCAAATGGTGGTACAGGCAATGAAAACACCTGGCCGTAATATTTACACTTTTAAATGTCATGAATTACCATGCAAAGACACTGACATTTTAGCTGTTGTAGAATCTTTTCCCAGAATAGGAAAAACAAAAGCTAAGATGCTCTTGGAAACCTTTGGAAGCATAGAAGGAATAGCTGATGCATCTATATCAGCTTTATCAAAACTTATCGGTAGATCTGGTGCTCAAACTTTGCATGCCTTTTTACATTAGTTTGAAATTGAAgttactttttatttcaacactttTCCTGTTCTGTGATGACTGAAAATTGGTTGAACTTATATTCTTGCATCaaatttatgtaaaatgtAGGGTTGtgaccaagtcattttttctgactcgagtcatATTGAATTGTGGTTAAGACAAGTCACTAACTTTACCTTAAAAAGAACTTCCTGATGCCACACTTATGGGATATATAAATATGGAATTGGAATAGATCTGTAACTGACATATACAtcatagtttacaaggaagtgtAACAGTGTGTGTGACTGGGTCAATCATGGGTGGGGTTGTCGCATCAAATaaatcattatttttcataTCGTTCTTGCCTTTTTTACTTGCATGTGTCGGCTTAGATCAGCCATTTTTAGTGACATTTGTTTGCCAATATAAATAGGCTATTAGGTGTTCCCAAAAGAATGCAccgataataataataaaagaaaataatcacaataaatgaataaactttttggcaaaTTCTAagaaaaatactttatttatttatgaataAAGTCAAATCTGGTGTTAACAAGTCCTCATAGGAAGGGAGATTTCATACAGAATATTTCactaaataatttattttttgatacTGTTTATAAAATAGTTTCAGAGTTAAACAATTCAAGCCCCAGCAATGCTTTTCTTTCACCATAACAACTAGGTTACAAGGTTAGTAACAGTTAACACTCCAGGCCAATGGCACAAAGCTTTGGGACTTTTGCAACGCAGATAGCCATCTTGTACGTGGACGACGTCATTTACCCACTTCGATGACGTCAGATTTAGGCGATTCTTCAATAAAGCTGACCGCGGGGAAAAATGCAAACGTTTTTACGCATGCACTTTGCAATGGGGTCAAAGCTTGTAaggcagggatgtccaaccttttattatagtgggccgcattgtcacttgaaataattgaatgggccgcagaacctattaaatttcaagaaaaatgggtacataaagtacatgcttttggagtgaaaatgactagcgggccgcacaaaaatctcaggcgggccgcactgtggcccgcgggccgcaggttaGACATCCCTGTTGTAAGGCATcgattttattataaatagatatatttttgttgtgaatTAAAATACAGTCTTGAATGTTGTATGaaacaaattatgaaaaaaaaattaacgatTTGAAAAGGCACACATTCCGAGGAacatttctttcaatttttgtACCAGGTCTCGGCAGGCTTCCCGGTTTATGCCGCTATATTGCAAGAAAAACACTGCCAACGATCGCTAAGATTACAAGCTAAAACCTCTCGTCGTTTTCTTGCTACAATCGGTTTTATTGAGCTATTTTTGATATGTGTTTCAACGTATGTATGGGGAACATGCGGATTTGATGAGGTGGAGTCCTCCTGAGGAACTGTATTTACTGTACATCGTTATACAACGTCTGAAAGAGCTTTAATAAGCGTTGACAATAGCGAGAGCGACCCGGTTGACTCCAAGAAATATTGCGGTGTTCTGGCTCCTTATAAGATGGATCTTACTCGATAGCACGTTGGCAGAAACAGATCGAACACCACGTAAATAAGACAATAAAAAGTGGTCGGGGCCTCTGGCCCCTTAATTGGACCCATCCCTAAATTCCGCCCCGATAACAGTATAACTATAGGCTATAGAGTTATCTGTAACACGCAGAAAATGCAAGTTGTATCGTCCGCTTGTCATTACAACTATCGTATGATTGATACCACAAACGATCGAGAGGTTAGTTCCTTGAATCACTTCATAAATCCGCGGACTCTTTCATTCTTCGAGGTGTGAGTCGACGCCAACTCATTGAATTTACTTAACAttgatatatatttatttgcgCTGAAAATGATTGCAGTTCCGACTGAAACAGTGAAACGTCTGCGCATAAAAAGACATGTTTTCTAACGAATCGACTCTGTTGTTTGTTCTGCGCCGTACGCAAATGTTTGCGGAGATATGGTTTCTTCGGCAAACTATATAACATGCCCAAAATTATATGTTATGAATACAGATTAAACTGTGTTGATTTTTGAAATTCAAGATCTCCCGCAGTTATTATTTCACGGTTGTGTTTGcaatcaataaacaattaagCCGTAAACCTGTTAAAGGATGGGATAAGTTTAAAATCTGTATGTAGCGTTTGTGCAAAGTCGTATCACGACCATTAGCCTGTTAACAAGAATAAGCTTGTCGCCTGATATTAGTGACCAATCACGCGCAACGACACGAAATAACCTACGAACTGCAAACAAAGTAGGGTACTATCGAACAATCTCAATTAAAGTTAGTAATTGTACAGATACCGCAAGATTTCCCACCTGAAGGGAAAGAAACAAGGggaatttttacaaaacttgctATTTCTACGACTCTAAACGTATTAACTTGCAGCTACCATTAAGTTATAGTATGGTTTTCCTTACATTACTGTAAGAGTTAGTTATGTCAGATTTCTTCGATACAAGAAATATCAAGGTTGAATCTTTGCTTGCTGATCCGTCAGATCCATGCATTGGCCGTGGTGGGTTTGGTCAAGTGTGGAAGGCGTTCAGCAAAACTCATGGCATTGTGGCTGTTAAGACAGAATGGAGGCGAAGTGAAGCTGACATTGACAACTTTAAAAAGGGTAAGTTGTTCTGAGATTCAAAAGTAATGAAAATCTCTTTTCTTTAATTATCGaaaaattaagtaaaattATATAGATTATAATTAGGCATTAgagcaggggtgtcaaactcaatcacagtaggggccaaaactcaaaacttatttaacgccgcgggccgtaaggataaaacttgattgaacgttttgtgacaagagtacatgaattggaaaaGGCAAccaaacaacaccaaatttttgatgtttttgactgggctatttttggtTATTCTTCTCtaacatcattatgtttcattcatctcattagagaattaacaaacaataaagaaaaagtcAGACCGGCTTAAGAGCGTCAGAATTAATCTATAGTatggtggggcaactgctgaGCTGCTGtcttgtgcgatttgttataatcgtgtttcttgcttgaaaaaagtaagttataagttactatcaggggtggccaaccagtcagagactaagagcctcacttcttacAGAGTTAACCACAAAGAGCTACATCATAAAgattatgatttatgacgctgtttcttattacgtcataatactgcatcagatattgtttcagtttcatcatccttattctgggtcgaaatctgatgtaatcagtcaatatttagcaaatatcaattgaacattagccagtagagattacttttctgtattatttatctgcctaaaatgggtaaaatgtgctctctttcggaggttcaatatgaacgaaagagccgcataaTACCGGGCAAAGAGCCGCGGGTTGGCCAGCCCTGTACTATACAATGATCTCGcaggccggaaatagttcaatgtataaaatagcatcgCGGGCcgagttttattgtaaagcgggccgggagtttaaCACGTATGCATTTGAGGCTTGACAATCATATTGCACAGTTGTCcgaacaaaatatttaaatataactATTTATTGGAATGGCACTCCGCTTGGAGGAGTTAAGTTATAAATGCAAACAATATCAAACGAAAAAAGGCGCCcaaatgaaagttttcaagtatagtgatgtaacaataataataacaatcgGTATGCTGAAAATGCATAAGTTTAAACTgagctttatttattttacatgaTTTATGCCAAGTTTCACATCGAAAAGAAACATACAAGATAAGAGCACTAAAAGAAAATATACAGCGCATCTGCACGCTTTATCGGGCATGAGACATAGATAACTGTACTTGTATAAAAATCTGCaacattacttttatttagTCAACTATTAGTTTTTACAAAGGCACTTACCCACGTGCCTGTGACATGTCCAGAAGCCAAGCAGCTTGGATATGTTGCCTCTTGCAAATACATCATCGCTTCTATTGGTTGGTTTGCGACTCAGGATCTAACTGGTTTGGTGATGGAATATGCCGAACACGGGACCTTAGATAACTTGATCCATACCACGGATTATCCCCTTGGAAATGATTTGAAATACCGATTCATTACTGAACTGGCTCAGGGTATAAAATTTCTTCATCAGAGTATGGGCACTGATCAAAGGTTACTCCATAGAGATCTTAAAGTAAGCTTGTATATATAGGTTATaatgaagttatttttattcaacttATTTCCATATCATGTGGGCTTAAAAGCTGATCTATCACATTTTTAACGTTTTACAgcctttaaacattttgctggACGAAGATTTCCACATTAAGATCTGTGACTTTGGAGGCTCCGTTTTTAGCACATTTACGCAAAATTGGGATGGAAACACTGGACGTGCAGGAGATTCGGTTGCGTCTTTAGCATACTGTGCTCCGGAACGGCTCCGGAATCAACGTTCTTCATCAAAAGTTGTTACAATTTTCATTTCAGTTAAACGCTGGCTACCCCATACATCTGCGCCATGCCGTTGTCCATTTTAAACTTTctctttttatttgttttaaaggtCGACATCTTTAGCTACGGAGTTATTATTTGGGAGATAAACACCCGGCGAAGACCATTTCACGAGGAACGAAGCAGCCCTGTTGCCCGTTCTCATATACTTGAAAACGTGAGACCAAGAATGGATTACTTTCCCGATCCCACCGATGAAAACCATTCAGTAATAATTTATCCTTTTTACTTTCGTTTGCAAGCTGCTTAAAAGTGATCTCATTCGAAACAACTTAATAAACTTGCGTTTTTCTTCAGCTGCATCAAATGAGACATCTGATAGTGAGTTGCTGGGATGGAAGTCCTGATACGCGCCCAAGTGCCGagaaaatttgtaagtttctaGAAGGAGCCTACCCACCAAACAAAGTAAAAGCTGCCGAAGAGGTAGGCATGTAGTAGATGAGCTAAAAGTTGTAGATGACCTGCTAAAATTTGTTACGGTGCAATAACATTCCTCGCAACAACAATTTCTGATTTTGACTTTATATATAGGCTGTGAATCTCATGAAGATCTATCCTTTTCGTGTTTTAAATTCAGCGACGGCAACTGTTCCGTTGTTAAATATTATTCGAAACAATCCGTCGTCTTTGTCACAATTAATGAACACACAGCCGTTACCAACCGCTCAGATATATCAGCGAAACTCACATAGCAATTCATCGGGTCACTATTTGCAATATTCGACAAATGTTCACAGCTATGGCATGCAAAGTCATCCACAATTCTTTGAGCAACGACAGGATGGAAATTCCTTACCATCAATTTCGCAACCGGGTTCATCTCGTTCACAGCCACTTCCAATGCAAAGCTTCCAAACACCCCGACTCAGCGCTACCAGAGCTGCTACCAGTCATCACAATGAAAACAGTGAACAACCTCAAACGATAACACAAGAGCAAGTCGCCACTACCTTCCAATTTTCACAGCCTTGGGTACCCCCAGCACAACCAGCTGCTTCTACGCAAAATTTTCTATCACCTCAAACAAGATTTTCGCAATCTACTAGCCACCAACAACACAATTCAAGCAACCGCCAGCCTCAATCAATGACACCTCAAAATCAGAATTCATTTTTTATCCTTGAGAACACAGCCAAGTCCGGAATCACCAGTACCTCATCATCTTATGATCCTCCTTCTAGTATGAGAAACCCAAACACTCCCACCGTGAGTTCCGAGCCAGTAGGTGGTACTATATTTGGTATCGCCAGACAAATTGAAGCTGCTCGAAACAGACTTGCTAATACAATTCAAAGCAACCCTTTGACGTCAGGTCTAGCAGCCGCTGTTCCAATTGCAGCTTGGTTTCGCGGTCACAATAATCAAGGTAGTGTATATGTCTGTGGCATCGTGATAGCCTTAAAATGAAATGTTAAATGCATAAACTAGGCTCATTTCTAATCAGAACGGTTGACCTATGGATCGGGTAGTAAGACAAGTTACTCACATCATCCCCATCTGCTTAGATGTGGTGTCATCGGTGATGAAAAATGTGCAAAGAAAAATCTGGTTGAGGTTTACCGCAGAGCAAAACATCAGGTTTGCGTTTTGGAAAACTGCTGTAGGCctattgtaataaaatttaccaTAAGCAAGGATcctttatcatttacttatttaactctTGCAAAATACGGGCCTGATGATACAGcaactactgtatataaaaatataagacCATAAATCcgtaaaaacaacatttacaccgattaaatgttttttgatgcaTTTTCTGTGTAGTCCAACACAAACGACCACCCATACGAACATGTAGTTGATCTGGGAACCAATTCCCTCAATACAAAGTGCAACGTCGTACTCATTTGTGCTTCAGTTGACAACCATAAGTCGTTTAAAAATGCCCTAGGCAAATGGCTTCGTCGTGTTTCCAAATCAAACTCCAGGGATGCAGTAAAAATCCTAGTGATGACCAATACCCAGCTGTATGATAGGCAAGATTATCGGCGTCCGCTAGTTAGTGAAGAAGAATATCAACAAATGGCTCAAGACCTGGATATTGAGTCGTGTGAATACCACGTCAATGACCGCCAAGACGCACTTAACGTTTTCGAAAAGGCATTTGCTCTAGCTGCAAATAGATCCCGTCCAAACGAGTTATGAAAGTAGCAAGCAGATGCTTAGGACAAAACAATGATCTGCTATATCTATTATTTCTTCTGTGCAATTGATT includes the following:
- the LOC143456778 gene encoding Fanconi anemia core complex-associated protein 24-like; translated protein: MESTNRLTQCTPIRRGLVVPPGNLVAHPKWKGSDLMQSVTGNSNTQVVFVGDIGVSDFHPSCYSSVIYITENDIISNTDYKRRIAKLRNAFGFTEKHVLVDKTTLTEDKYISIQEIVVFDCDMNIFPVEGTQQAAEYLTQMVVQAMKTPGRNIYTFKCHELPCKDTDILAVVESFPRIGKTKAKMLLETFGSIEGIADASISALSKLIGRSGAQTLHAFLH
- the LOC143471073 gene encoding uncharacterized protein LOC143471073 isoform X1 yields the protein MSDFFDTRNIKVESLLADPSDPCIGRGGFGQVWKAFSKTHGIVAVKTEWRRSEADIDNFKKEAKQLGYVASCKYIIASIGWFATQDLTGLVMEYAEHGTLDNLIHTTDYPLGNDLKYRFITELAQGIKFLHQSMGTDQRLLHRDLKPLNILLDEDFHIKICDFGGSVFSTFTQNWDGNTGRAGDSVASLAYCAPERLRNQRSSSKVDIFSYGVIIWEINTRRRPFHEERSSPVARSHILENVRPRMDYFPDPTDENHSLHQMRHLIVSCWDGSPDTRPSAEKICKFLEGAYPPNKVKAAEEAVNLMKIYPFRVLNSATATVPLLNIIRNNPSSLSQLMNTQPLPTAQIYQRNSHSNSSGHYLQYSTNVHSYGMQSHPQFFEQRQDGNSLPSISQPGSSRSQPLPMQSFQTPRLSATRAATSHHNENSEQPQTITQEQVATTFQFSQPWVPPAQPAASTQNFLSPQTRFSQSTSHQQHNSSNRQPQSMTPQNQNSFFILENTAKSGITSTSSSYDPPSSMRNPNTPTVSSEPVGGTIFGIARQIEAARNRLANTIQSNPLTSGLAAAVPIAAWFRGHNNQERLTYGSGSKTSYSHHPHLLRCGVIGDEKCAKKNLVEVYRRAKHQSNTNDHPYEHVVDLGTNSLNTKCNVVLICASVDNHKSFKNALGKWLRRVSKSNSRDAVKILVMTNTQLYDRQDYRRPLVSEEEYQQMAQDLDIESCEYHVNDRQDALNVFEKAFALAANRSRPNEL
- the LOC143471073 gene encoding uncharacterized protein LOC143471073 isoform X2, translating into MALWLLRQNGGEVKLTLTTLKRALTHVPVTCPEAKQLGYVASCKYIIASIGWFATQDLTGLVMEYAEHGTLDNLIHTTDYPLGNDLKYRFITELAQGIKFLHQSMGTDQRLLHRDLKPLNILLDEDFHIKICDFGGSVFSTFTQNWDGNTGRAGDSVASLAYCAPERLRNQRSSSKVDIFSYGVIIWEINTRRRPFHEERSSPVARSHILENVRPRMDYFPDPTDENHSLHQMRHLIVSCWDGSPDTRPSAEKICKFLEGAYPPNKVKAAEEAVNLMKIYPFRVLNSATATVPLLNIIRNNPSSLSQLMNTQPLPTAQIYQRNSHSNSSGHYLQYSTNVHSYGMQSHPQFFEQRQDGNSLPSISQPGSSRSQPLPMQSFQTPRLSATRAATSHHNENSEQPQTITQEQVATTFQFSQPWVPPAQPAASTQNFLSPQTRFSQSTSHQQHNSSNRQPQSMTPQNQNSFFILENTAKSGITSTSSSYDPPSSMRNPNTPTVSSEPVGGTIFGIARQIEAARNRLANTIQSNPLTSGLAAAVPIAAWFRGHNNQERLTYGSGSKTSYSHHPHLLRCGVIGDEKCAKKNLVEVYRRAKHQSNTNDHPYEHVVDLGTNSLNTKCNVVLICASVDNHKSFKNALGKWLRRVSKSNSRDAVKILVMTNTQLYDRQDYRRPLVSEEEYQQMAQDLDIESCEYHVNDRQDALNVFEKAFALAANRSRPNEL